The Globicephala melas chromosome 13, mGloMel1.2, whole genome shotgun sequence genome includes a region encoding these proteins:
- the UNC119B gene encoding protein unc-119 homolog B, with protein MSGSNSKAAAVGSAAGPGGLLTGKEEKKKAGGGVLNRLKARRQAPHHAADDGIGAAVTEQELLALDTIRPEHVLRLSRVTENYLCKPEDNVYSIDFTRFKIRDLETGTVLFEIAKPCVSDQEEEEEEAAAAAGGDVDVSAGRFVRYQFTPAFLRLRTVGATVEFTVGDKPVSNFRMIERHYFRERLLKNFDFDFGFCIPSSRNTCEHIYEFPQLSEDVIRLMIENPYETRSDSFYFVDNKLIMHNKADYAYNGGQ; from the exons ATGAGCGGGTCGAATTCTAAGGCTGCGGCCGTGGGGTCGGCGGCTGGGCCCGGGGGGCTGCTGACTggcaaggaggagaagaagaaggctGGCGGCGGCGTCCTGAACAGGCTTAAGGCGCGGCGGCAGGCGCCCCACCACGCGGCTGACGACGGCATCGGGGCAGCGGTTACGGAGCAGGAGCTGCTGGCTCTGGATACCATCCGGCCCGAGCACGTCCTGCGCCTCAGCCGGGTCACAGAGA attatttgtGTAAACCCGAAGACAACGTCTACAGTATTGATTTCACACGCTTCAAAATTCGAGATTTGGAGACCGGGACAGTGCTTTTTGAGATTGCCAAACCTTGTGTGTCAG accaggaggaggaggaggaggaggcggcggcggcggcaggcgGAGATGTGGATGTCAGTGCTGGCCGCTTCGTCCGCTATCAGTTCACGCCAGCATTTCTCCGCCTCCGCACCGTGGGCGCCAC GGTGGAGTTCACGGTGGGAGACAAACCTGTGTCAAACTTCCGGATGATCGAACGGCACTATTTCCGGGAACGCCTGCTGAAAAACTTTGACTTTGATTTCGGCTTCTGCATTCCCAGCAGTAGGAACACTTGTGAACATATCTATGAGTTTCCCCAGCTTTCTGAGGATGTCA TTCGTCTGATGATTGAAAATCCCTATGAGACCCGTTCTGACAGCTTCTACTTTGTCGACAACAAGCTGATAATGCACAACAAGGCTGACTATGCCTATAACGGGGGCCAGTAG
- the MLEC gene encoding malectin isoform X2 → MKLPILRSNPEDQILYQTERYNEETFGYEVPIKEEGDYVLVLKFAEVYFAQSQQKVFDVRLNGHVVVKDLDIFDRVGHSTAHDEIIPMSIRKGKLSVQGEVSTFTGKLYIEFVKGYYDNPKVCALYIMAGTVDDVPKLQPHPGLEKKEEEEEEEEYDEGSNLKRQTNKNRVQSGPRTPNPYASDNSSLMFPILVAFGVFIPTLFCLCRL, encoded by the exons ATGAAACTGCCAATTCTGCGTTCCAACCCCGAAGACCAGATCCTGTATCAAACAGAGCGGTACAATGAGGAGACCTTTGGCTACGAAGTGCCCATCAAGGAGGAGGGGGACTATGTACTGGTGTTGAAATTTGCCGAGGTCTACTTTGCACAGTCCCAGCAGAAG GTATTTGATGTGCGATTGAATGGCCATGTTGTGGTGAAGGACTTGGATATCTTTGATCGCGTTGGACACAGTACAGCTCATGATGAAATCATCCCGATGAGCATCAGAAAGGGGAAGCTGAGTGTCCAGGGGGAGGTGTCCACCTTCACAGGGAAACTCTACATCGAGTTTGTCAAG GGATACTATGACAATCCCAAAGTCTGTGCACTCTACATCATGGCTGGGACAGTGGACG ATGTACCAAAGCTGCAGCCTCATCCAGgactggagaagaaagaagaggaggaggaggaggaagaatacGATGAAGGGTCTAATCTCAAAAGACAGACCAATAAGAACCGGGTGCAGTCGGGCCCCCGCACGCCCAACCCCTATGCCTCGGACAACAGCAGCCTCATGTTTCCCATCCTGGTGGCCTTCGGAGTCTTCATTCCAACCCTCTTCTGCCTCTGCCGATTGTGA